A region of Gracilinanus agilis isolate LMUSP501 chromosome 3, AgileGrace, whole genome shotgun sequence DNA encodes the following proteins:
- the LOC123242006 gene encoding carboxypeptidase N subunit 2-like, translating to MRLASVVLPGLLWLHGFRPGSPHSSPGAHQAVFAEAEVREIPAAVGAAITEICFTATGISRVPAGAFRHMPRLTKVEFLQNRLHTVEVGAFDQLAQLTQLEISGAPTLQALPLGSLRGLGSLRRLSLKNNRVRQVPAGLFGDLGSLEELFLNDNAIWALPEGLFQGLHRLRLLHLGRNRLAALPGRLLRPLGLLHVLRLGDNQLRALPSGLLDGLEELRELGLQGNGLRELPAGFLHRLAQLERLSLERNGLERLEAGAFAGASQLRQLKLASNRLRQLPEQLFEHLPHLAELDGSHNQLRRLPARAPGAGPHGLRRLLLSHNQLPALPPGSLLQGFPNLTQLDVGGNRIAMVHLGQLAPLAHLQSLSLQANRLQSVPQGVFETLPRLTSLALGGNPWQCDCHLRYLHRWIRSNPRKQPRPPAGQEHRLTSRGPARLPVYTASLSAPQRTNDEPASN from the exons ATGCGGCTGGCTTCCGTGGTCCTTCCTGGCCTCCTGTGGCTTCACGGCTTCCGGCCGGGCTCCCCGCACAGCAGCCCCGGCGCCCACCAGGCCGTGTTTGCCGAGGCAGAAGTCCGGGAAATCCCGGCGGCCGTGGGCGCGGCCATCACGGAGATCTGCTTCACGGCCACCGGCATCTCCAGGGTCCCCGCGGGCGCCTTCCGCCACATGCCGCGCCTGACCAAGGTGGAGTTCCTGCAGAACCGGCTCCACACGGTGGAGGTGGGCGCCTTCGACCAGCTGGCCCAGCTGACGCAGCTGGAGATCTCCGGCGCCCCCACGCTGCAAGCGCTGCCGCTGGGGAGCCTGCGCGGGCTGGGGAGCCTGCGCCGGCTCAGCTTGAAGAACAACCGCGTCCGACAGGTGCCGGCGGGCCTCTTCGGCGACCTGGGCAGCCTCGAGGAGCTCTTCCTGAACGACAACGCCATCTGGGCGCTCCCCGAAGGCCTCTTCCAGGGGCTGCACCGGCTGAGGCTCCTGCACCTGGGCAGAAACCGGCTGGCCGCCCTGCCTGGCCGCCTGCTGCGCCCCCTGGGCCTTCTGCACGTCCTGCGCCTCGGGGACAACCAGCTCCGAGCGCTGCCCTCCGGCCTCCTGGACGGCCTCGAGGAGCTGCGCGAGCTGGGCCTTCAGGGTAACGGGCTCAGAGAGCTGCCCGCCGGCTTCCTGCACCGCCTGGCCCAGCTGGAGAGGCTGAGCCTGGAGCGCAACGGGCTGGAGCGCCTGGAGGCCGGCGCCTTCGCGGGGGCTTCGCAGCTGCGGCAGCTCAAGCTCGCCTCCAACCGCCTCCGCCAGCTGCCCGAGCAGCTGTTCGAGCACCTACCGCACCTGGCCGAGCTGGATGGCAGCCACAACCAGCTGCGCCGGCTGCCAGCCCGGGCCCCGGGGGCTGGGCCCCATGGCCTCCGCAGGCTGCTCCTCTCCCACAACCAGCTCCCTGCCCTGCCCCCGGGCTCGCTCCTCCAGGGCTTTCCTAACCTGACCCAGCTGGATGTGGGGGGCAACCGCATCGCCATGGTGCACCTCGGCCAACTGGCGCCTCTGGCCCACCTCCAGAGCCTCTCCCTTCAGGCCAACCGGCTCCAGAGTGTGCCCCAAGGCGTCTTCGAGACCCTGCCCCGGCTTACCTCCCTGGCTCTGGGGGGCAACCCTTGGCAATGTGACTGCCACCTCCGCTATCTTCACCGCTGGATCCGGAGCAACCCGAGGAAG CAACCCAGGCCACCTGCAGGGCAGGAGCATCGACTCACTAGCAGAGGACCAGCTCGTCTGCCCGTCTACACGGCCAGCCTCTCGGCCCCCCAGAGAACCAACGACGAGCCCGCCAGCAACTAA